The Panicum virgatum strain AP13 chromosome 5K, P.virgatum_v5, whole genome shotgun sequence genome has a window encoding:
- the LOC120705506 gene encoding transcription factor MYB3R-1-like isoform X2: MASDKAKVAKKGGEDPGPPPASREGENSHEPQRQRSLNGRTTGPTRRSTKGNWKPEEDAILSRAVQTYQGKNWKKIAECFPDRTDVQCLHRWQKVLNPELVKGPWSKEEDEIIVQMVNKYGPKKWSTIAQALPGRIGKQCRERWHNHLNPAINKEAWTQEEEITLIHAHRMYGNKWAELTKFLPGRTDNAIKNHWNSSVKKKVDSYISSGLLSQVPCLPVIECPAQCNSLSALNLQNNGDSGCNAHNTNVALSCELQVNVDANKGEAHDSHSSMCQVACYTSIEAVGSALPDGHHHLSSSFSQRMDLQMDVNEGSGNSVFADDQTLCSTSNQEKSMVPYGVAQEMPFSVLSSVSDAEQKLHLISDADSLKSELWKDVSLQTLISGDTIDGDSSSGLNQPPDTSETDTNFLAQPYTLHTSNPSSMMETVYEQSTLATISPSFISLDGLSDAPENRSEPIEMRDSEAEIITCSNNSFCDAEQSVKPGSSDDRPGAFTMTESITNCKSQQSTDAEEPVASTVKEQLPKDMDIGPDEKKGEGALFYEPPRFPGLDVPFISCDLVTSADMQEFSPLGIRQWMRSTMNVPTPLRLWGSPTHDESPGVLKSAAESFPCTPSIMKKRQRGLLSPTPDKRIEKKSGIAKEMTDISYMIAATCSMNATKDEATAPESVACAEQHLDEKLKFSDGNRENFNGAPEQARDAQNGGNKQGGQHCSSLNVANPNTDLPDNLQPVGVLVEHNCNDIIAADHGAKPESLSSCKEAVSSKPKPAELVVEKSSPCINANYEYVNLLADTPGVKKGLESPSAWKSPWYIDMHMHFQAEARVLDFDEYSTPAKAADKRLGSCLGRSVSSPILSSPNLRSFR; this comes from the exons ATGGCAAGTGACAAAGCAAAAGTCGCAAAGAAGGGTGGAGAGGATCCTGGACCTCCGCCAGCTTCTCGCGAAGGGGAAAACAGCCATGAGCCACAGAGGCAACGGTCACTCAATGG GAGGACCACTGGTCCGACTCGGCGTTCCACCAAAGGAAATTGGAAACCTGAAGAG GATGCTATATTGTCCCGCGCAGTTCAGACATACCAAGGAAAAAACTGGAAAAAAATAG CGGAATGTTTTCCAGACAGAACCGATGTACAATGTTTGCACAGGTGGCAAAAGGTTCTAAATCCTGAATTGGTCAAGGGGCCATGGTCGAAAGAA GAAGATGAAATCATAGTTCAGATGGTAAACAAATATGGGCCAAAGAAATGGTCGACCATTGCTCAAGCTTTGCCTGGGCGCATAGGAAAGCAATGCCGGGAACG GTGGCACAATCATCTTAACCCAGCCATAAACAAGGAGGCATGGACGCAGGAAGAGGAGATTACTCTCATTCACGCTCATCGAATGTATGGAAATAAATGGGCTGAACTGACGAAGTTTTTACCTGGAAG GACGGATAATGCGATAAAAAATCACTGGAACAGTTCAGTAAAGAAAAAGGTTGATTCTTACATATCTTCTGGCTTGCTTTCACAAGTCCCGTGCCTCCCCGTGATCGAATGCCCTGCACAATGCAACTCTTTATCTGCTTTGAACCTACAGAACAATGGAGATAGTGGTTGCAATGCTCATAACACTAATGTAGCCTTGAGCTGTGAATTACAAGTAAATGTAGATGCCAACAAGGGAGAAGCACACGACTCTCACTCTTCCATGTGTCAGGTGGCATGCTATACTTCAATAGAGGCTGTAGGATCTGCTTTGCCTGATGGGCATCACCATCTTTCTTCGTCATTTTCTCAAAGAATGGACCTGCAGATGGATGTAAATGAAGGGTCAGGTAATTCTGTGTTTGCAGATGACCAAACTCTTTGCAGCACATCAAATCAAGAAAAGTCCATGGTACCATATGGTGTTGCGCAGGAAATGCCTTTCTCTGTGCTATCCAGTGTTTCTGACGCTGAGCAGAAACTACATTTAATCTCTGATGCTGATAGTCTGAAATCTGAACTTTGGAAAGATGTGTCCTTGCAAACATTAATTTCAGGAGATACAATTGATGGTGATTCTTCATCAGGACTAAATCAACCGCCAGATACTTCTGAAACGGACACCAACTTTTTGGCACAGCCGTACACATTACACACATCAAATCCGTCCAGTATGATGGAAACTGTGTACGAACAGAGTACACTGGCGACAATATCTCCCTCTTTTATAAGTTTAGATGGTTTATCTGATGCACCCGAAAATAGATCTGAGCCAATAGAAATGCGAGATTCTGAGGCAGAGATAATCACATGCTCAAACAATTCTTTTTGTGATGCTGAGCAATCTGTTAAACCTGGGAGCAGTGATGACAGACCTGGGGCTTTCACAATGACCGAGAGCATTACAAACTGCAAGAGCCAACAGTCGACAGATGCTGAAGAACCTGTGGCCAGTACAGTGAAAGAACAGTTACCGAAAGACATGGATATTGGGCCAGATGAAAAGAAGGGTGAGGGAGCTCTGTTTTATGAACCTCCTCGGTTCCCAGGTTTGGATGTCCCATTTATCAGTTGCGATCTTGTAACATCTGCTGATATGCAAGAATTTAGTCCCCTTGGTATTCGGCAGTGGATGAGGTCAACCATGAATGTCCCCACTCCTTTAAGATTATGGGGATCCCCGACACATGATGAAAGCCCAGGTGTGCTAAAGAGTGCTGCCGAAAGCTTCCCATGCACACCATCAATAATGAAGAAAAGACAGAGAGGTCTATTATCTCCTACTCCAGATAAAAGAATTGAGAAGAAATCTGGGATTGCAAAGGAGATGACAGACATCTCCTATATGATTGCAGCCACATGTTCCATGAATGCAACCAAAGATGAAGCAACTGCTCCTGAATCAGTTGCGTGTGCTGAACAACATCTAGATGAGAAACTTAAGTTCTCTGATGGTAACAGGGAAAATTTCAATGGAGCACCTGAACAGGCAAGAGATGCACAAAATGGAGGAAACAAACAAGGAGGGCAACATTGTTCCTCATTAAATGTTGCCAATCCTAATACTGATCTGCCAGACAATTTA CAACCTGTCGGTGTTCTTGTTGAGCACAACTGCAATGACATCATTGCCGCTGATCATGGTGCAAAGCCTGAATCTTTGTCATCCTGCAAGGAAGCAGTTAGTTCAAAACCAAAGCCTGCAGAACTAGTTGTTGAGAAATCATCACCATGCATCAATGCGAATTATGAATATGTGAACTT ATTGGCTGATACCCCAGGTGTCAAAAAAGGACTGGAATCTCCTTCTGCATGGAAGTCTCCCTGGTATATAGatatgcacatgcactttcAG GCCGAGGCACGAGTCCTGGATTTCGACGAATATTCCACACCTGCAAAGGCAGCAGATAAGAGACTTGGCAGCTGTCTCGGAAGATCTGTTAGCTCACCGATTCTTTCCTCCCCAAACCTGAGAAGTTTTCGATAG
- the LOC120705506 gene encoding transcription factor MYB3R-1-like isoform X1, with protein MASDKAKVAKKGGEDPGPPPASREGENSHEPQRQRSLNGRTTGPTRRSTKGNWKPEEDAILSRAVQTYQGKNWKKIAECFPDRTDVQCLHRWQKVLNPELVKGPWSKEEDEIIVQMVNKYGPKKWSTIAQALPGRIGKQCRERWHNHLNPAINKEAWTQEEEITLIHAHRMYGNKWAELTKFLPGRTDNAIKNHWNSSVKKKVDSYISSGLLSQVPCLPVIECPAQCNSLSALNLQNNGDSGCNAHNTNVALSCELQVNVDANKGEAHDSHSSMCQVACYTSIEAVGSALPDGHHHLSSSFSQRMDLQMDVNEGSGNSVFADDQTLCSTSNQEKSMVPYGVAQEMPFSVLSSVSDAEQKLHLISDADSLKSELWKDVSLQTLISGDTIDGDSSSGLNQPPDTSETDTNFLAQPYTLHTSNPSSMMETVYEQSTLATISPSFISLDGLSDAPENRSEPIEMRDSEAEIITCSNNSFCDAEQSVKPGSSDDRPGAFTMTESITNCKSQQSTDAEEPVASTVKEQLPKDMDIGPDEKKGEGALFYEPPRFPGLDVPFISCDLVTSADMQEFSPLGIRQWMRSTMNVPTPLRLWGSPTHDESPGVLKSAAESFPCTPSIMKKRQRGLLSPTPDKRIEKKSGIAKEMTDISYMIAATCSMNATKDEATAPESVACAEQHLDEKLKFSDGNRENFNGAPEQARDAQNGGNKQGGQHCSSLNVANPNTDLPDNLQPVGVLVEHNCNDIIAADHGAKPESLSSCKEAVSSKPKPAELVVEKSSPCINANYEYVNLLADTPGVKKGLESPSAWKSPWYIDMHMHFQGFVSPADRTYDALGLVKQISKQSAAAAVEACEVLASGSRIFDKENKENRDDKEPGTRKSQTKIMAEARVLDFDEYSTPAKAADKRLGSCLGRSVSSPILSSPNLRSFR; from the exons ATGGCAAGTGACAAAGCAAAAGTCGCAAAGAAGGGTGGAGAGGATCCTGGACCTCCGCCAGCTTCTCGCGAAGGGGAAAACAGCCATGAGCCACAGAGGCAACGGTCACTCAATGG GAGGACCACTGGTCCGACTCGGCGTTCCACCAAAGGAAATTGGAAACCTGAAGAG GATGCTATATTGTCCCGCGCAGTTCAGACATACCAAGGAAAAAACTGGAAAAAAATAG CGGAATGTTTTCCAGACAGAACCGATGTACAATGTTTGCACAGGTGGCAAAAGGTTCTAAATCCTGAATTGGTCAAGGGGCCATGGTCGAAAGAA GAAGATGAAATCATAGTTCAGATGGTAAACAAATATGGGCCAAAGAAATGGTCGACCATTGCTCAAGCTTTGCCTGGGCGCATAGGAAAGCAATGCCGGGAACG GTGGCACAATCATCTTAACCCAGCCATAAACAAGGAGGCATGGACGCAGGAAGAGGAGATTACTCTCATTCACGCTCATCGAATGTATGGAAATAAATGGGCTGAACTGACGAAGTTTTTACCTGGAAG GACGGATAATGCGATAAAAAATCACTGGAACAGTTCAGTAAAGAAAAAGGTTGATTCTTACATATCTTCTGGCTTGCTTTCACAAGTCCCGTGCCTCCCCGTGATCGAATGCCCTGCACAATGCAACTCTTTATCTGCTTTGAACCTACAGAACAATGGAGATAGTGGTTGCAATGCTCATAACACTAATGTAGCCTTGAGCTGTGAATTACAAGTAAATGTAGATGCCAACAAGGGAGAAGCACACGACTCTCACTCTTCCATGTGTCAGGTGGCATGCTATACTTCAATAGAGGCTGTAGGATCTGCTTTGCCTGATGGGCATCACCATCTTTCTTCGTCATTTTCTCAAAGAATGGACCTGCAGATGGATGTAAATGAAGGGTCAGGTAATTCTGTGTTTGCAGATGACCAAACTCTTTGCAGCACATCAAATCAAGAAAAGTCCATGGTACCATATGGTGTTGCGCAGGAAATGCCTTTCTCTGTGCTATCCAGTGTTTCTGACGCTGAGCAGAAACTACATTTAATCTCTGATGCTGATAGTCTGAAATCTGAACTTTGGAAAGATGTGTCCTTGCAAACATTAATTTCAGGAGATACAATTGATGGTGATTCTTCATCAGGACTAAATCAACCGCCAGATACTTCTGAAACGGACACCAACTTTTTGGCACAGCCGTACACATTACACACATCAAATCCGTCCAGTATGATGGAAACTGTGTACGAACAGAGTACACTGGCGACAATATCTCCCTCTTTTATAAGTTTAGATGGTTTATCTGATGCACCCGAAAATAGATCTGAGCCAATAGAAATGCGAGATTCTGAGGCAGAGATAATCACATGCTCAAACAATTCTTTTTGTGATGCTGAGCAATCTGTTAAACCTGGGAGCAGTGATGACAGACCTGGGGCTTTCACAATGACCGAGAGCATTACAAACTGCAAGAGCCAACAGTCGACAGATGCTGAAGAACCTGTGGCCAGTACAGTGAAAGAACAGTTACCGAAAGACATGGATATTGGGCCAGATGAAAAGAAGGGTGAGGGAGCTCTGTTTTATGAACCTCCTCGGTTCCCAGGTTTGGATGTCCCATTTATCAGTTGCGATCTTGTAACATCTGCTGATATGCAAGAATTTAGTCCCCTTGGTATTCGGCAGTGGATGAGGTCAACCATGAATGTCCCCACTCCTTTAAGATTATGGGGATCCCCGACACATGATGAAAGCCCAGGTGTGCTAAAGAGTGCTGCCGAAAGCTTCCCATGCACACCATCAATAATGAAGAAAAGACAGAGAGGTCTATTATCTCCTACTCCAGATAAAAGAATTGAGAAGAAATCTGGGATTGCAAAGGAGATGACAGACATCTCCTATATGATTGCAGCCACATGTTCCATGAATGCAACCAAAGATGAAGCAACTGCTCCTGAATCAGTTGCGTGTGCTGAACAACATCTAGATGAGAAACTTAAGTTCTCTGATGGTAACAGGGAAAATTTCAATGGAGCACCTGAACAGGCAAGAGATGCACAAAATGGAGGAAACAAACAAGGAGGGCAACATTGTTCCTCATTAAATGTTGCCAATCCTAATACTGATCTGCCAGACAATTTA CAACCTGTCGGTGTTCTTGTTGAGCACAACTGCAATGACATCATTGCCGCTGATCATGGTGCAAAGCCTGAATCTTTGTCATCCTGCAAGGAAGCAGTTAGTTCAAAACCAAAGCCTGCAGAACTAGTTGTTGAGAAATCATCACCATGCATCAATGCGAATTATGAATATGTGAACTT ATTGGCTGATACCCCAGGTGTCAAAAAAGGACTGGAATCTCCTTCTGCATGGAAGTCTCCCTGGTATATAGatatgcacatgcactttcAG GGTTTTGTCAGCCCAGCAGACAGAACTTATGACGCATTAGGATTAGTGAAGCAGATAAGTAAGCaaagtgctgctgctgcagtggaggcctgTGAGGTGCTAGCAAGCGGCAGCAGAATCTTTGATAAAGAAAACAAGGAGAATAGAGATGATAAGGAGCCAGGGACAAGAAAATCACAGACCAAAATCATG GCCGAGGCACGAGTCCTGGATTTCGACGAATATTCCACACCTGCAAAGGCAGCAGATAAGAGACTTGGCAGCTGTCTCGGAAGATCTGTTAGCTCACCGATTCTTTCCTCCCCAAACCTGAGAAGTTTTCGATAG